The genomic interval AAGGAGAAGATCTTGGTGAACCTCGAGCGCGTCGGGAACACGTCGAGCGCGAGCATCCCGATCTTGCTCGACGAGAGCCTCCGTTCCGGCAAGGTCAAGGAAGGCGACACGGTGGTCATGTGCGCCCTCGGGGCCGGGGTGTCCTGGGGCGGCGCCGTCGTTCGCGTGTGACGGCGACGCGCCATTTCCGCAGGGCTCCCCTCCCCGATTTTCCGAGGTTCTCGGCCCCCCGTTTTCGGGTATCCTGACCGGGATGAACATCGTTCGTATCGGCGCCGTGGCGGTCGGCCTCGTCGCGGTCGGCGCCGGCCTCGTGACCTCGCTCGCCGCCTGCCCGTTCCCCACCGCGGGTGTCTTCGACGCCTACATGTCGATCGACGGGCAGCGCCGGCAGAGCGAGTTCTACACGGACATGCGCAACATCGTGTGCACGGCCGACATCCGCGGCTCCGACCGCAGGCCACTCACGACCGAGGTGCTCATCCGCCAAGAGCAGGTCCTCGACTTCAAGACGCAGACCGCGCAGAACGTGAACGCCGTGCTCGTCTACGCCGACTTCTCCGGCCCCGGAGAGAAGGTCCTCGAGCTGAAGCCCGCAGGGCGCGACGCCGGCACGGGCCAGGCCGAGGGCAGCAACGAGGCGAAGCCCTTCCCCGCCGGGCGGTTCCGCTGCGAGATCTACGTCGAAGGCGAGCTCAAAGAGACCCTGCCCTTCAACGTGCTCTTCGCGCCCTGCCCGCCACGCTTCATCGAAGACGGGGCGACGTGTGGCGGCTACTACGAGGCGAACCGCCAGTGCCCGCGCGGCGGCCTCGGCATTCCGAACGCGAACCTCCCCCCGACCAACGCCGGGACGTGCAGCTGCTCCGGCGAGGCCGGCGCGAAATGGGTGTGCCGATGAACGTGTCAGCCAAGCGTGTGGCGGGTCTCGTAGCGCTCGTGGCGGTCGCCGCGATGGGCACGGCGTGTGTCTTCGACTCCGGGGGCGACTACAAGAGCGGCGGGCGAAACTCCCCCGTAAAAAAAGAAGACAACGACACCCCCACGCCGACGCCGACACCGACACCCACCCCAACGCCGACACCCACCCCGACGCCGACGCCGTCCACGCCTCCGGTAGACGCCGCCACGGGCTGAGACGCGGCGACTACGCTCGCTACCGTCGGGGCGCGGCGAGAGCGCGGCGGCACGTGGCGATTGCTCCCGGCTTGCGCATCTCCTAGGTTGCGCCGCGGCGGGCAAGGAGCCCGCGAGGAGGCGCGCGTCACGTGAAGGTTGCATGGCTCTTCCCCGGTCAAGGGGCGCAAAGCGTGGGCATGGGGCACAAGCTCTTCTCCGCGTCGACGGCCGCGCGGGCGGCGTTCGAGCGGGCCGACGCGGCGCTCGGTGAGCCCCTGTCGAAGCTCGTCTTCGAGGGCCCCGAGGCCGAGCTCACGCGCACGGCAAACGCCCAGCCTGCGATCGTCACGACGAGCATCGCCGTGCTCGAGGCCGTGAAAGAGCGCTACCCGCAGCTCCCCGCGCCGTCGTTCGCGGCGGGCCACTCGCTCGGGGAGTACTCGGCGCTCGTCGCGTCCGGGGCACTCGCGTTCGAGGACGCGGTGCGCCTCGTGCGTGCCCGAGGGCGCGCGATGCAGGAGGCCGTCCGTGAGGGCGAGGGCGCCATGGCCGCGATCATGGGCCTCGAGGGCCCGGCGCTCGAGGCCATCTGCGTCGAGGCCGCGAAGGCCACGGGCGAGGTCGTCTCGTGCGCGAACTTCAACGCGCCCGGGCAGATCGTCATCGCCGGCGCACAGAAGGCCGTCGCGGCCGCGCAAGAGCTCGCCTCCGCGCAGAAGGGCAAAGCGATCCCGCTGAAGGTGAGCGCGCCCTTTCACTGCGCCCTGATGGCGCCCGCGGCCCGCGCGGTCGAGGCCGAGCTCGCGGGGATCCGAATCGGAGATCTCGCCTTCCCCGTCGTCGCCAACGTCGACGCCGAGCCCAACGTCGATCCGTCGCGCGTGAAGGGCCTCCTCGTGCGCCAGGTCGACGGCGCGGTGCGCTGGGAGCAGGCCATCCTCCGGATGCGCGACGAGGGGGTCACGCACGCCCTCGAGCTCGGGCCGGGCAAGGTCCTCGCCGGGCTCGTGAAGCGCATCGCCAAGGACATCAAGGTCCTCTCCGTGGGCGACCCCGAGTCGCTCGACGCCGTGGGCGCGTTCCTCGGCTGAATATCTTCTAACCCAAGGAAAAGAATCATGTTTCGACTCGACGGCAAGGTTGCGATCGTCACGGGTGGGTCGCGCGGCATCGGGCGCGCGTGCGCGGAGGCCCTCGCGGCCCAGGGCGCGCTCGTCGTGGTGAACTACGTGAAGGGCGAAGCCGCTGCGAAGGAGGTCGCCGAGGGGATCGTCGCGAAGGGCGGCAAGGCCGAGATCGCGGCGTTCGACGTGGGCGACATGGCGGCCACCGAGAAGGCCATCGAGGAGATCGCGAAGAAGCACGGTCGCCTCGACATCGTGATCGCCAACGCCGGCATCGCGATCGACGGCCTCCTGCTCCGCCTCAAAGAAGAGGACATCGACCGGCAGCTCGCCATCAACGTGAAGGGCGCGCTCGCGTGCGCGAAGGCGTCGACGAAGGTCATGATGCGCGCCAAGACGGGCCGCATCGTCTTCATCTCGAGCGTCATCGGCGAGATGGGGAACGTCGGTCAGACGGCCTACGCCGCCACGAAGGCGGCCCTCCTCGGCATCACCAAGTCGGTCGCGCGCGAGTTCGCCTCGCGTCAGATCACCGTGAACGCCGTGACGCCGGGCTTCATCGAGACGGACATGACCCACGGCATGCAGGACGGCATGAAGGAGCAAATCCTGAAGGCCATCCCGCTCGGCCGCATCGGCGCCGCGAAGGACATCGCCGCCGCGTGCGTCTACCTCGCGAGCGACGAGGCCGCGTACGTGACCGGCCAGGTGCTCCGCGTGAACGGCGGAATGTACGTCTGACGAAAGCCTCCCCGAGGATGGCGAGGGGCCCGAGGCGCACGCCGCCCGGGCCCTTTTCTTTCGCGCCTGCGCGGCGGAGAGCGCTCGTTCCCCTGCATAATCCGCTGCGCGACGCGTGTCGGGGCGGCTACGCGGGGTCGCGTTTGTCCGAACGAGCGCGCGTGACGCGGCCCGACGATCCGCGTAGCGGAGGTGACGGCACGTCTCGAAGAAAAACGAGGCTTCCCAGCGCGCCAATTTGAGGTAGAACGCGCCTCGTCCCCGGTCGGGGACATACGTGCAAGCGCGCCCTCGAAACTGCGAGGGGCCTTTCCCAACTAGAGATCGTCACCCCGAGGGCACGAAATGGCTCAGGACATTCCCAGCGAAGTCAAGCGCATCATCAAAGAGCAGCTCGACGTCGACGACAAGGACATCAAGCCCGAATCGACGTTCATCGAAGATCTCGGCGCGGATTCGCTCGGCCTCGTGGAGCTCGTGCTCGCGTTCGAGGAAGCCTTCGAGATCGACATCCCGGACGAGCACACGGAGAAGATCCGCACCGTCCAGGACGCGATCGACTACATCGAGACCCACACCAAGAAGTGACGCCGGCGCGCGGGGTGCGCGAAGAGGGCACCTCCTCGGCGGTGCCCCGGGGTGCCCCACGCGACGGACGGCGAAGCCCGAGGGCGCACGATCGGAGTCGTATCCGCGTGCGTCCTTCGTCCATTTCGCGCCCCTGCTCCCGGCAGGGGCACCGAACCTTCCTGCCTTCCCTATGCCCTTTTGCGCCCGCCCCAACCGTCGGAGCCTTCTATGAGCAACCACCGCGTCGTCATCACTGGCCTCGGCCTCGTCACCCCCGTCGGCATCGGCACGGAGGCCTCGTGGAGAGCGCTCCTCGACGGCGAGAGCGGAGCGGGACCCATCACCCAGTTCGACACCGAGAAGTTCCGCGTGAAGATCGCCGCCGAGGTGAAGGGCTGGGATCCGGTGGCAGCCGGCTTCATCGAGAAGAAGAAGCTGAAGGAGATGGACCGGTTCATCGAGTTCGCGCTCGGCGCCGCCAAGCTCGCCCTCGACGACGCGAGCCTCGACCTCACCGAGGAAGAGCACGACCGGGCCGGTTGCTTCGTCGGCGTGGGCCTCGGCGGCCTGCAAACCCTCGAAAAGGCTAAACAAACCGTCCTCGAAAAGGGGCCGGGGCGCATCAGCCCGTACAGCATCCCCGGCATCATCGCGAACCTCGCCGCGGGCCACATCACCATGCAACACGGCCTCCGCGGCCCGAGCATGGCGACGACGAGCGCCTGCTCGAGCGGCGCGCACGCGATCGGCGAGGCCACGGAGTGGATCCGCCGCGGCCGCGCCCCCGTGATGGTCGTGGGCGGCGCCGAGGCCACCGTGACGCCGGTCGGCATCGGCGGCTTCGAGGCCATGTTCGCCCTCTCGCGACGCAACGACGATCCCATGGGCGCGAGCCGCCCGTTCGACAAGGACCGCGACGGCTTCCTCTGCGGCGAAGGCGCGGGCATCCTCGTCCTCGAGAACCTCGAGCGCGCCAAGAAGCGCGGCGCCAAGATCTACGGCGAGGTCGCGGGCTACGGGGCCACGAGCGACGCCCACCACCTCACGGCCATCGCCCCGGGCGGCGCCGGCGCCGTGCGCTCCATGCGCATGGCCCTCGAGGACGCGGGCGTCGCCCCGACCGACGTCGACTACGTGAACGCCCACGGCACCTCGACGCCGATCGGCGACGTGGCCGAGTCGCAGGCGATCTCGACGGCCTTCGGCGCGCACGCGACCGACAAGCACCTCTGGGTGAGCTCCACGAAATCGATGATCGGCCACCTCCTCGGCGCCGCCGGGGCGGTCGAGAGCGCCATCTGCGCGCTCGCCATCGCGACCGGCCGGGTGCCCCCGACCATCAACCTCGCGAACCAGGATCCCGAGTGCAAGCTCGACTACGTGGCCAACACGGCCCGTGAGCGGCGCATTCGTCACGCGCTCAACAACTCCTTCGGCTTCGGCGGGACGAACTGCTCGCTGCTCCTTTCCCGGTACGAGGGCTGAGCCATGACCGACAAAAAACTCTCCGAGACCCTCGCGCTCGGCGCCGACCACGGCGGGTTCCGCCTGAAGAACCTCATCAAGGGCGAGCTCGTCGCGCGCGGGTACACCGTCGTCGACCTCGGGACGAACGACGAAGCCTCGGTCGACTACCCGGACTACGGCCACGAAGCCGCGAAGGGCATCGTCGCCGGCACGTTCTCGCGCGCGATCCTCGTGTGCGGCACGGGCGTCGGCATGGCGATCGCCGCGAACCGCCACCCGGGCGTGCGCGCGGTCAACTGCTCCGACACCTTCACGGCGCGCATGAGCCGCTCCCACAACGCGTCGAACGTGCTCGCCCTCGGCGAGCGCGTGGTGGGCCCGAGCCTCGCGATGGACATCGTCGACGCCTGGCTCGGCTCCGAGCCGTCTACCGACCCACGCCACGTGCGCCGTGTCGCCAAGCTCGAGCCGTCGTGAACGACGATGTAGTCCCGTGTGGTTCCTCGCCGCACGATGCGAAATTCTCGCGTTCGTGATACGTCGACGGGACCGCCGTGATGCACCGTAGCGTGGCCGCGAAGGCCGAGGACCCCTCGTCGTGAAGTGCCCATTCTGCGCGAACGCCGAGAGCAAAGTGACGGACACACGCGCCTCGGCCCAGGGAGACGTGATCCGTCGTCGGCGCGAGTGCGAAGCCTGCGCGCGCAGGTTCACGACCTACGAGCGCGTCGAGGACGTGATCCCGCTCGTGGTCAAGAAGGACGGCCGCCGCGAGGCCTTCGATCGTCAGAAGCTGCTCGGCGGCCTTCGGCGCGCGTGCGAGAAGCGCCCGGTGCCGCTCGAGAGCCTCGAGGCCATGGTCGACGGGGTCGAGCGCGAGCTCGTCGACTCGGGTGAAAAAGAGGTCCCTTCGCGCGTGCTCGGCGAAGCGGTCATGCGACGGCTGCGCGCCGCAGACACGATCGCCTACGTCCGATTCGCAAGTGTTTACAGAGAGTTCCGCGACATCGACGAGTTCCGCGCGGAGCTCGAGACGCTCGCGTCGGACACACGCGCGGCCGCAGTCGTTTCGGCGCGCACCGCCCAACCGGAGGGCTCACGGTGACGGAGACATCGGACGCACAGTGGATGGGGCTCGCGCTCGCCGAGGGGCGCTCGGGCCGGCCTTCGCCGAACCCCCACGTCGGTTGTGTGATCGTGAAAGACGGCAAGCTCGTCGCCAAAGCGCACCACGCGCGCGCCGGAGAGGCACACGCCGAGGTCGCCGCGCTCGCCCTGGCCGGCGAGGGCGCGCGCGGCGCCACGGCCTACGTGACGCTCGAGCCGTGCAACCACCACGGAAAGACGCCCCCCTGCACCGAGGCCCTCGTACGCGCCGGTGTCGCGCGGGTCGTGTACGGCGCCCTCGATCCGAACCCTCACGTCCGAGGTGGCGGCCTCGAAGCGCTGCGAAAGGCGGGCATTCGCGTCGATGGCCCCGTGCTCGAGGACGCGGCGCGCGCCCTCGTCGCT from Myxococcales bacterium carries:
- the acpP gene encoding acyl carrier protein; amino-acid sequence: MAQDIPSEVKRIIKEQLDVDDKDIKPESTFIEDLGADSLGLVELVLAFEEAFEIDIPDEHTEKIRTVQDAIDYIETHTKK
- the nrdR gene encoding transcriptional repressor NrdR, which gives rise to MKCPFCANAESKVTDTRASAQGDVIRRRRECEACARRFTTYERVEDVIPLVVKKDGRREAFDRQKLLGGLRRACEKRPVPLESLEAMVDGVERELVDSGEKEVPSRVLGEAVMRRLRAADTIAYVRFASVYREFRDIDEFRAELETLASDTRAAAVVSARTAQPEGSR
- the rpiB gene encoding ribose 5-phosphate isomerase B, translating into MTDKKLSETLALGADHGGFRLKNLIKGELVARGYTVVDLGTNDEASVDYPDYGHEAAKGIVAGTFSRAILVCGTGVGMAIAANRHPGVRAVNCSDTFTARMSRSHNASNVLALGERVVGPSLAMDIVDAWLGSEPSTDPRHVRRVAKLEPS
- a CDS encoding 3-oxoacyl-ACP reductase FabG, with the translated sequence MFRLDGKVAIVTGGSRGIGRACAEALAAQGALVVVNYVKGEAAAKEVAEGIVAKGGKAEIAAFDVGDMAATEKAIEEIAKKHGRLDIVIANAGIAIDGLLLRLKEEDIDRQLAINVKGALACAKASTKVMMRAKTGRIVFISSVIGEMGNVGQTAYAATKAALLGITKSVAREFASRQITVNAVTPGFIETDMTHGMQDGMKEQILKAIPLGRIGAAKDIAAACVYLASDEAAYVTGQVLRVNGGMYV
- the fabD gene encoding ACP S-malonyltransferase is translated as MKVAWLFPGQGAQSVGMGHKLFSASTAARAAFERADAALGEPLSKLVFEGPEAELTRTANAQPAIVTTSIAVLEAVKERYPQLPAPSFAAGHSLGEYSALVASGALAFEDAVRLVRARGRAMQEAVREGEGAMAAIMGLEGPALEAICVEAAKATGEVVSCANFNAPGQIVIAGAQKAVAAAQELASAQKGKAIPLKVSAPFHCALMAPAARAVEAELAGIRIGDLAFPVVANVDAEPNVDPSRVKGLLVRQVDGAVRWEQAILRMRDEGVTHALELGPGKVLAGLVKRIAKDIKVLSVGDPESLDAVGAFLG
- the fabF gene encoding beta-ketoacyl-ACP synthase II, with the translated sequence MSNHRVVITGLGLVTPVGIGTEASWRALLDGESGAGPITQFDTEKFRVKIAAEVKGWDPVAAGFIEKKKLKEMDRFIEFALGAAKLALDDASLDLTEEEHDRAGCFVGVGLGGLQTLEKAKQTVLEKGPGRISPYSIPGIIANLAAGHITMQHGLRGPSMATTSACSSGAHAIGEATEWIRRGRAPVMVVGGAEATVTPVGIGGFEAMFALSRRNDDPMGASRPFDKDRDGFLCGEGAGILVLENLERAKKRGAKIYGEVAGYGATSDAHHLTAIAPGGAGAVRSMRMALEDAGVAPTDVDYVNAHGTSTPIGDVAESQAISTAFGAHATDKHLWVSSTKSMIGHLLGAAGAVESAICALAIATGRVPPTINLANQDPECKLDYVANTARERRIRHALNNSFGFGGTNCSLLLSRYEG